Sequence from the Taeniopygia guttata chromosome 18, bTaeGut7.mat, whole genome shotgun sequence genome:
ACTGTCTGGCCCATTGCCACGCTGAGCACGAGCTCCAGAGGGCTTGGGCACCAGCAGCAGGCACATGGCGAGCTGGAAAACACCTTCCCAGCGCTGTCCTCTGGGGATTTCTCTGCCTGGCACGGGATAAGGCTCTTGGTGGCTCAGGATCTGTGCTCAGGGGGTGGCAAAGGAGCCTTGAGCCCTCAGGGGCcgctgccctcctcctcctcccactcAGTGCCAAGTGTGCCGAGGCACAGAGCCGTGACCGGCGCTGCTCTGGCCATGGGAGCGTGActggccagcagctgcccaggctgtgccagctcccctgggactgagtCACCTCGGGAgaggccagcccagccctccacccctgcctgggcagctgctgggaagCCAGACCAGGATTTGAAACGTGCTGCAAAGCTGCTTTGCTGGGAAGCACAGAGATATGAGACTGTCCGGGGTGtggtgggagcaactggggATGGGATTTTGGCATGGGGGTGTGATGGGAGCAATTGGGGATGGGATTTTGGCATGGGGGTGTGATGGGAGCAACTGGGGATGGGATTTTGGCATGGGGGTGTGATGGGAGCAATTTGGGATGGGGGTGTAAGAGAGAGGCTGTGTAAGAATTTGGCTCCAATTTCTatgctccaggctctgctggtTTTTACCACTCAGAGCCATtgcccagagctggaggaggatgAGGGTGCCCCAGGGATTGCTCTGGCCACAGcgtgttcccattcccagctctccagagcagctgccatCTCGGGCTCActgctggctgccctgggaggaaaacaaacagagccTCCAGCTCACCAATGGGATGGAAAGTTTTActtgctggggctggcactcTCCCACTTTAGCAGCTATGAAATACCCAAGTGAGGCACTCATTTTCCATGCCTGCTCTTCCTGGGTGTCTTGCTTCCCAAGagacaggaaagcagcagcaggggaaaaCCCCATGCTATTCCCTACCATGGAGCATTAAATGggagcttttcctcctcctgctggcCTGTGCCAGTGGCTGATCCCTGTCCCTGGAGTccagccacctgcagccctgtccccaaggTCTCGGGGGCACTGAGCTCAGCTCTCCCTCTGCCAGGATACTCCTGCAGCCCTTGCCTGCTTTCCCATGTGTGGGTTTCATcacagcctctccctgcaggaGGAGTTTGGCCGTGTCCCGGGGCTCCCGTGCGTGAAGGACGGAGGCAGAGGAAGGCAGCTGTGGGTTTGCCATCACTGTGCAGGATCCCTGTCACTCTTATGAGGTGAGGAGACCTTCGTGGGGACCAGCACTAGCTGAGCCCccaggggaaatttgggagttGATTGCTCCCAGCTTTGGTGCTGGAGAGGGAGCCCAGCACCCGTTTTAATGCAGGAGCAGAAAATAATCACATGGAGGGCAGCAATTCCCTCATGTGCTGCTGCCTCCGGGCTTCCCcctccctggggagctgcttctGCACTGCTGCATCCCCATGAAGCTGATCCCTTGGGCCAGATTTTGCTTGTGGTGGGGTCTAAGGGGAGGGTTGTGTTCAGGACTCCAAGAGCCAAGGGAGATGCaaaagtgtccctgtccctgactgTTGCTTTGGGAATGGGCTGCCAGTGTGATCCTGTTGCAGAAGGGGCTGGTGGGATCTCAGTCACTCATCTGGTTGCTCAAGTGATGTTGCCtaaggagagcagagctggaggagtCTGGTGATTGGGATCTCGGGCAGGGAGAGGAACCAGGCCTGTGGATCAAGCTGGCATTTTGCAGCCAGTGACACCATTCCCGTGGCCATGGCTGTCCTGGGGGACAAGAGATGCTAATGAGACTTGTGTGAGTCCCCTGGGCACTGGCACATGGTCAAACAGAGAGGGCTATGCCTCCCTTTGATTGCCCTCCTAGTCCCTAATAGGATCTGGGACTTGTTCTGTTGCACTCTGatggaattatttttcctgcaAAGCAAGCCCTGCCTGGTAGAGCTGGCTGCAGGGGCCCGTGGGAGGGGATTTCTTGAAGAATTAACCACGTCTTGGCTGTTAAGCTTCCCTCTCCTTGCACGTGGTGCCAGGGGGGATTCAGTCTCCCAGCCTCGTGTGTGCATGCACGTGCCAGAGGGGAATGTCCTGCATCTCCCCTTCATGGGGCACCCCAACACATGACGGGTCCACATGGGAGCTGTGGGCATGTGGGGAAGTGGATCAGATGTTTTCAGGCCTTGTGCAcccctcccttcccaccctgtCCAGGCAAGAAGACCTCCTTGCAGACATCCCCTGCTGTCTCCCCTTGTCTCCCTTGCCACACTGGGAGGGTTGGTGTTCccatgtgctgcagctgtgtgcCATGGGCCTGGCCAGGGTTTCCTGGGATCCCCCATATTTCCAAGGCACATGGTCAGGCTCATCCAGGCAGGGTGTGAAACCTGGGTGTCCCACAGGCATGTGCTGGGGTGATGGGGATGCTCTGACCTGGTCACTGTTGCCATCCCTGCCCTACTCCCAGCAGGTGAAGGGATGGTGTTGGTGATCCCCAGGGGACTGGGAGTGAGTGGTTAATGTAAGCCTTCCAAATGTGGTTAATGTAAGCCTTCCTGTCCACCCAAACtcagggatgggatgtgggttttggggacacagcagctgGGTTCATGTTGGCAAGGTctcaccagcacagccagagaCACAGGGGGCTCAGTCTGGTGACGTCCCACTGATGAGGCCCCATCTCCTACTAGGacccagcctttcctcacacaCAAGCTGCTGGGGGAACACTTCTCCGCCTGCATTCTGCCAAGATGTCAGCCGGGGACAAGAACGGGGGCAGCCGCTCCGGGGGCAGCCGCCTGCAGAGCAAGAAACCCCCCAACCTCTCCATTGTCATCCCGCCCCGCGAGGCCGAGGAGGATGGTGCCCGCAAGGAGGTgagtgctggagctgtgtccaTCCCACGCTGGGCTCGGGGGGCCACCAGGTGCCAGCCTGTCCCTgatgccctgctctgccttccagccCTCCAAGGTGCCCGTCTACCGCAAGAGCAAGAGCCTGCAGGAGCCCCGGCCGGAGCGCCAGCCCGGATTCCGCCGGCAGAcatccctgtcccagagcatcCGCAAGTGAGGGCAGGCtgggccccagccctgctgggtcaCTCAGAGGGGCCCGTGTCAGGACACTGTGGGCACTGGCAGAGGACTTGGCACGGGGTTGGAGAGTTGTGTCTCAGAAAGGAGTGCAGGAATCACTTTCCTCCACTTCCCTTTGACCCGTAGCCAGGTCAAAACTGCcctgctggagcctgggctgAGACACGCCAACCCCAACCGCCTGCCAGAGGGGATGGCTGGGTGGCAGGGTGGTACGTGGTGTGGGGGACCAGCAGTGTGACAGGTGTGCTGGGTGGTACGTGGTGTGGGGGACCAGCGGTGTGACATGTGTGCTGGGTGGTACGTGGTGTGGGGGAAATGCAGTGTGATCGGTGTGCTGGGTGGTACGTGGTGTGGGGGAAATGCAGTGTGATAGGTGTGCTGGGTGGTACATGGTGTGGGGGAAATGCAGTGTGATAGGTGTGCTGGGTGGTACGTGGTGTGTGGGACCAGCGGTGTGACGTGTGTGCTGGGTGACAGGGTGGTACgtggtgtggggtgtgggggacCAGCAGTGTGACAGTTGTGCCCACCCCGTGTCCAGGGGCACGGCGCAGTGGTTCGGCGTCAGCAGCGACTGGGAGGGGAAGCGGCAGCAGTGGCAGCGCAAgagcctgcagcactgcagcatgAGGTACGGCAAGCTGAAGCCTGCCTATCGCGacatggagctgcccagccaGGAGGTGCCCTCCTTCCAAGCCACCGAGTCGCCCAAGCCCACCAAGATGCCCAAGGTAGAGCTCGGGGTGAGGGGTGCCACTGCAAGCCTTGCTCTGCCAGCGCTGacccctcttccctccctcccccagaTCGTGGACCCGCTGGCCAGGGGCCGTCCCTTCCGCCATCCCGACGAGACCGACCGTCCCCACACGCCCCACCACGTCCTGCCCCCGCTCACCCCCGGCGTCGTCTCCTTGGCGTCCTTCAACAGCATCCGCTCGGGCTACGGCCGCCTGCCGCGCAGGAAGAGGGAGTCTGTGGCCCACATGAGCTtcaaggcagctgcagccctcctcCGTGTGAGTTTGGGCAGGGTGAGGGGGATCATCCTCCTAAGCTGGGTCTCACTTCTGTCCTTCACCCATCGTCTTTGTTTCTTGGCTGTTTGCTTTGCATGGAGACTGTTGTCTCTCCAGCGTGGAGATTGTCCAATTTTCACCAAAACTTCTACTTTTAAGTAGAgctcaggttaaaaaaaaaaacaatctgaGAAATAAACAACTTTTGGGTTCCATTGCTGAGGGGCAACGAAAGCTCTCCAGCAATTTTCATGGTTCTGAGGAGCCCTGGGCAAACCTTGGGGATGGGTTTGTGGGTATGAGACCAGATGAATTCAGAGGACACTTGTCATGCTGACTGTTGTGGCCATGGTCTGGTGTGGATTCTGAGGAGCTAAAGGCAGCATCTTCTGCCAGTTCCTCCCCACATGAGGGGCTATGGTGGCTGATTGGGATTTAATGCTTGCCACTTGGCTTTGGAGAGGGAAGATCTGAGAAACCCTCAGTGCTGCAAAGATTGAGGGCTTCTGGTTGCTTACCTTCATTTGCTTGTGCTGCCAAAGGGGCGCTCTGTCCTGGAGCCACTGGCTCCCAAGAGAAGGAGCAAGAGGAGCTTCCTGTACCCCAGCTTCATGGACGAGGACATGGTGGATGGTGCTGATACCCTGGACTCGTCCTTCTTCAGTAAGGCAAGCAACTTTCCAtgctggctgctggagctggggctgtcccagtgCCCTGCACAGGGGGTGGGTGTGGAGCTGGGCACTCACAAGGACCCCTGGGTTGGCACTCTACCCAGCAGTGACAGAGGCATGGTGGGTGCTGTGCCCCAGCCTTGGTGATGGCCCTTGGGCATTGCCATCTGGGCACATTTCACACCCTGTGATGGGCCATTAGTGGGATGTCGATGGGGATCACCCACTCCCTCTGGCCAGGGGGATACTCATCAGGGGGCTTCTGACCCATCACACATATCCAAGGACACGCATCCATCCCCTTTCAGATGGACATGCACGATGAGACATACTCCATGCCCGATGACGTCTTTGAGTCACCTCCTCTATCAGCCACGTACTTGCGCATGCACCAGGTGGTGGAGGATGCCAGGGTGTCCCCTGAGGTGGAGCAGCCCACCCCGTGAGTACCAACCCGCAGCGGGTCTTGCcccctgtcggaatctgaggtattgatgatctcgagattgtagaaagtctctgtctgtcagccccgctgccaaagcagaagccataattggtctgtgctggtttcaaggttgtttattctgtttatctctaacatgttctgctgccctgccgcagctctgtcctgcagggcagcgtgtggggctctgccctcagtgggatggtacaaacattaaataccacaaactacctgtgctggatttacaataacgtgccaatatctgtcacctacattgaacagtgtgtccccagcctgaaccaacagaaaaatgccaacaccacagtgaaacatggagggcatgaaggaggagaaaaaggacaaagcacacccaatttcctccatcttgtcccctttggatccctaatctagaatcctaaaattttacttttgcacctgtgccacacttaattattgcttatatcaaacactcagagcttgtaattcatcctgtaagattgaaaactcttttccatggacagagatcacagccagtgtctctgggggctctgtccaggggggttcctgacccctgccagggtcccagacctgccagggcagccagagggaagccctggattcccacagcccccaaggctgcccagggcagtgccccagccatGAGCACCAGGCACTTCCATGATGATGGAGAACGGAGACGGGAGGCGCTCAGAGCCTTATCTCAGGGCATCCTCGGGGCTCTGGCCATGGGCTGttccccagctgctcctttcTGGCAGGGGTGATGGGTGTCTCCTCTCTCACAGGCGGGAGGGGGTCCGGCTGGCCTCGGTGtcgggcagcgcggggccggcgccGCGGCGGGGCAGGCGCATCGCCTCCAAAGTGAAGCACTTCGCCTTCGACCGCAAGAAGCGCTACTACGGGCTGGGCGTGGTGGGCAAGTGGCTGAACAGGACCTACCGGCGCAGCCTGAGCAGCATCGTGCAGTCCCAGCTGGAGATCACCGACAGCCACCGGTGAGGGGCACCGACTCAGATGTGTGTCCCCCTCAGTGCTTGGGGATCAGAGTTTGGGGGACTGCAGAGTGCCTTTGCCCAGATATCTTTGACTAATTTTGGGTCCTGTCCCCTCCAGGCCGTATTTCACGTACTGGATTACCTTTGTCCACATTCTCATCACCCTGCTGGTCATCGGCACCTACGGCATTGCCCCCATTGGCTTCGCCCAGCACGTGACGACAGAGTTAGTAAGTTTAAGAGCCATCCTTTGGGAGGGACTGTAACCACCAGTGTCCCATGGTGTCATGCTCGCTGCGAGCACTGGGAGCATCACCCGTGGGACACTGGGAGTCAGCATTTGAGAGGCTCTGTGAAATGGCCAGGGCAAGGGAACGAGCAGCACCGTGTTGCAGCAGAATATgtggtgggagcagagctgttccCCTCTCCTGCCTTGCTGGTGGAACCCAGCAGCCCTTCCCCTCGGATGAGGGGACTGCTCAGCCCCTTTTGAGTGGAGGGAGACAGAGGTGCACCCCCTCAGCACTCGTCCCTTCAGCGGGAGCTGACCCTGGCCTCTCTTGGCAGGTGCTGAGGAACAAGGGTGTCTACGAGAGCGTCAAGTACATCCAGCAGGAAAACTTCTGGATTGGGCCCAGCTCGGTAAGGACCCTGCCAGACCTTTGCCCTCTGCTTCCCCTGCCTTGAGCTGAGGTGGTTCTCCGCAGTGCTCCTCAGGGGGGCAGAGCTTGACCTCCTGACTTCAGCCTGCCATCCTGGGCCCCCATCCCACTGGGACATGTGGCTTCACAGTGGGATGGTTCTGCCTTCCCTCCACTGGGATGACACAGACCTTTGTCTGTTGCCTGTGGAGACCCCCTGCCCCTGCTAACCTCTCCCTGGGGATGGCTGGAGCGAAGGGAGGTGCACAGACAAAGGATCACCTTTACTGCCATCTCCCTGCCAGATCGACCTGATCCACCTGGGAGCCAAGTTCTCTCCCTGCATCCGCAAGGACCGGCAGGTGGAGCGGCTCATCCAGCGTgagcgggaccgggagcggggCTCCGGCTGCTGCGTCCAGAACGACAACTCGGGCTGCATCCAGACCCTGCCACAGGACTGCTCCGTGCGTGGCCCTGCcgtgggaagggctggggaaaGCAGGGGAAACCATCTcagccctgcactgcagcagggctggatgcaggTAGGGTCAGAGCCGTGCATTCCCTGCTGCATCCTCAGTCTCTCCGTGCTCCCTGCAGGAGACGCTGGCGACGTTCATCAAGTGGCCGGGCAGCAACGCGCCAGCCATGGGCTCGGGGGAGAGGCGGACCTCGGGGGCTGTGTGCCACCAGGACCCCAGGTAGACATAGCAGCAGGGTGGAGGTGGCCTGGCTGTGCGTGGCACATGGCAGAAGGGGCTGCCTTTCCAGCTTGGATGCCTTGAATCCTCTTATCCGGGGGGGTGGGAGGTTTTTGCACGCTGGAGGAGAGTGATAAAGAAGAGGG
This genomic interval carries:
- the RHBDF2 gene encoding inactive rhomboid protein 2; protein product: MSAGDKNGGSRSGGSRLQSKKPPNLSIVIPPREAEEDGARKEPSKVPVYRKSKSLQEPRPERQPGFRRQTSLSQSIRKGTAQWFGVSSDWEGKRQQWQRKSLQHCSMRYGKLKPAYRDMELPSQEVPSFQATESPKPTKMPKIVDPLARGRPFRHPDETDRPHTPHHVLPPLTPGVVSLASFNSIRSGYGRLPRRKRESVAHMSFKAAAALLRGRSVLEPLAPKRRSKRSFLYPSFMDEDMVDGADTLDSSFFSKMDMHDETYSMPDDVFESPPLSATYLRMHQVVEDARVSPEVEQPTPREGVRLASVSGSAGPAPRRGRRIASKVKHFAFDRKKRYYGLGVVGKWLNRTYRRSLSSIVQSQLEITDSHRPYFTYWITFVHILITLLVIGTYGIAPIGFAQHVTTELVLRNKGVYESVKYIQQENFWIGPSSIDLIHLGAKFSPCIRKDRQVERLIQRERDRERGSGCCVQNDNSGCIQTLPQDCSETLATFIKWPGSNAPAMGSGERRTSGAVCHQDPRTCEEPASNPPHVWPDDITKWPICTYETKTNHTGFAHLDCEIKGRPCCIGTKGSCEITTREYCDFMHGYFHEEATLCSQVHCLDEVCGLLPFLNPEVPDQFYRLWLSLFLHAGIIHCLVSVTFQMTVLRDLEKLAGWHRISIIFILSGITGNLASAIFLPYRAEVGPAGSQFGLLACLFVELFQSWQVLEKPWKAFLNLFGIVLFLFICGLLPWIDNIAHLFGFLSGLLLSFAFLPYITFGTVDKYRKRAMIIVSLLVFLGLFASLVVWLYVYPVNWRWVEYLTCLPFTSKFCEKYELEQVLH